A genomic region of Serratia fonticola contains the following coding sequences:
- the trxA gene encoding thioredoxin TrxA, with translation MSDKIIHLTDDSFDSDVLKAEGPILVDFWAEWCGPCKMIAPILDEIAEEFAGKLTITKLNIDQNPATAPKYGIRGIPTLLLFKNGEVAATKVGALSKGQLKDFLNANL, from the coding sequence ATGAGCGATAAAATTATTCACCTGACTGACGACAGCTTTGATAGCGATGTGCTGAAAGCCGAAGGGCCAATCCTGGTCGATTTCTGGGCTGAATGGTGTGGTCCGTGCAAGATGATTGCTCCGATTCTGGATGAGATTGCTGAAGAATTCGCAGGCAAGCTGACCATCACCAAGCTGAATATCGACCAAAACCCGGCTACCGCACCTAAATACGGTATCCGCGGCATCCCTACGCTGTTGCTGTTCAAGAACGGTGAAGTAGCAGCCACCAAGGTTGGTGCGTTGTCTAAAGGCCAGCTCAAAGATTTCCTTAACGCGAATCTGTAA
- a CDS encoding pitrilysin family protein — protein MQGTRIRLLVGGLLLVAANGSVQAEALQPDPAWQQGQLDNGFSWQILDTPQRPSDRVELRLMVNTGSLVESSQQIGFAHLLPRIAITRSESFTGPQLRSLWQQSVDSERPLPPAISSYDFTIYNLSLPNNRPDLLKEALAWLADTTGKLAIDENTLHSVMNANVDPIGTFPPNPKDSWWRYRLKGSTLLAHDPGQTVKRPVNIEQLKKFYEQWYTPDAMTLYVVGKVDSRGLSEQINKAFSPLKGKRETPATMPTLTPLPPQPVSLISEQVKQDTLSIMWDTPWHPIRDSQSLSRYWRSDIAREALFWHIQQVLQKSDQKNIQLGFDCRVQYQRAQCAIHLNSPNDNLNNGLSFIARELANVRNNGLSEDELNALLAQKNDQLSKLFATYARTDTDVLMSQRLRSQQSGVVDIAPEQYQKLRQAFLSSLTLASLNQELKLQLSQDATLVLLQPKGEPEMNMKQLQETYNGIMSPAPAVVSEEPKPADAATAAPETGAQ, from the coding sequence ATGCAGGGCACCAGAATTCGTCTTTTAGTGGGTGGGCTGCTGTTGGTTGCGGCCAACGGTAGCGTGCAGGCTGAAGCACTACAACCTGATCCTGCCTGGCAGCAGGGGCAACTGGATAACGGATTTTCTTGGCAGATCCTTGATACGCCACAACGTCCGAGCGACCGCGTTGAACTGCGGTTGATGGTCAATACCGGATCGTTGGTGGAATCCTCCCAGCAGATTGGTTTTGCCCATCTTTTACCGCGTATCGCGATTACGCGCAGTGAAAGTTTTACCGGGCCGCAGCTACGTTCGCTGTGGCAACAGAGCGTGGACAGTGAACGGCCTTTGCCGCCAGCCATCAGCTCTTATGATTTCACCATTTACAATCTCAGCCTGCCCAACAATCGTCCAGACCTGCTCAAAGAAGCGCTGGCCTGGCTGGCGGATACGACCGGCAAGCTGGCGATTGATGAGAATACGCTGCATAGCGTAATGAATGCTAATGTTGATCCTATTGGGACTTTCCCGCCGAATCCAAAGGATTCCTGGTGGCGTTATCGCTTGAAAGGCTCAACGCTACTGGCCCACGATCCCGGTCAGACGGTAAAGCGGCCGGTCAATATCGAGCAACTGAAGAAATTCTATGAGCAATGGTATACCCCAGACGCCATGACGCTGTACGTCGTGGGTAAGGTGGATAGCCGTGGCCTGAGTGAGCAGATCAACAAGGCCTTCTCTCCGCTCAAAGGGAAGCGTGAGACACCGGCAACCATGCCAACCTTGACGCCGTTACCGCCGCAGCCGGTCAGCTTGATCAGCGAGCAGGTGAAACAGGATACGCTGTCGATCATGTGGGATACGCCGTGGCATCCTATTCGTGACTCGCAAAGCCTGAGCCGTTACTGGCGGAGCGATATTGCCCGCGAAGCACTGTTCTGGCATATCCAGCAGGTACTGCAGAAAAGTGACCAGAAAAATATTCAGCTTGGCTTCGATTGCCGGGTGCAGTATCAACGTGCCCAATGTGCGATCCATCTGAACTCACCGAACGACAATCTGAACAACGGCCTGTCGTTTATCGCCCGTGAGTTGGCTAATGTGCGTAACAACGGCCTGTCTGAGGATGAACTCAACGCCTTGCTGGCGCAGAAAAACGATCAACTGAGCAAACTGTTTGCCACCTATGCGCGTACCGATACGGATGTGCTGATGAGCCAGCGTCTGCGTTCGCAACAAAGTGGCGTAGTAGATATTGCGCCGGAGCAGTACCAGAAGCTGCGCCAGGCGTTCCTGTCGTCGTTGACGTTGGCGTCGCTGAATCAGGAGCTGAAGCTGCAACTTTCGCAGGATGCTACCTTGGTGCTGTTACAGCCGAAGGGGGAACCGGAGATGAATATGAAGCAGCTACAGGAAACCTACAACGGTATCATGTCGCCAGCACCGGCGGTGGTGAGTGAAGAGCCAAAACCGGCGGACGCGGCTACCGCAGCACCGGAAACCGGCGCACAGTAA
- the rhlB gene encoding ATP-dependent RNA helicase RhlB, giving the protein MSKTHLTEQKFSDFALHPLVLEALEKKGFHNCTPIQALALPLTLSGRDVAGQAQTGTGKTLAFLASTFHYLLSHPAKEGRQTNQPRALIMAPTRELAVQIHSDAEALSHSTGLKLGLAYGGDGYDKQLKVLESGVDILVGTTGRLIDYAKQNYIDLGAIQVVVLDEADRMYDLGFIKDIRWLFRRMPAVDQRLNMLFSATLSYRVRELAFEQMNNAEYVEVEPEQKTGHRIKEELFYPSNEEKMRLLQTLIEEEWPDRCIIFANTKHRCEDIWGHLAADGHRVGLLTGDVAQKKRLRILDDFTKGNLDILVATDVAARGLHIPLVTHVFNYDLPDDCEDYVHRIGRTGRAGESGHSISLACEEYALNLPAIETYTGHSIPVSKYNSDALLSDLPAPKRLVRPRGNSGPRRNSAPRRGGAPRNNRKRSG; this is encoded by the coding sequence ATGAGCAAAACACACTTGACCGAACAGAAGTTTTCCGACTTCGCCCTGCACCCGTTAGTCCTTGAAGCCCTTGAGAAAAAAGGGTTTCACAACTGCACGCCCATCCAGGCGTTAGCATTACCGCTCACGCTCTCAGGGCGTGACGTTGCAGGTCAGGCGCAAACCGGTACCGGAAAGACGCTGGCATTTTTAGCGTCTACTTTTCACTATTTACTGTCCCACCCGGCAAAAGAAGGTCGCCAGACCAACCAGCCGCGCGCCTTGATCATGGCGCCAACGCGTGAGTTGGCGGTGCAGATCCATTCCGATGCAGAGGCTCTGTCACACTCCACCGGACTGAAACTTGGCCTGGCCTATGGTGGCGACGGCTACGACAAACAGCTCAAAGTGCTGGAAAGTGGTGTCGATATCCTGGTCGGGACCACTGGCCGTTTAATCGACTACGCCAAACAGAACTATATCGATCTGGGAGCTATCCAGGTTGTGGTACTCGATGAAGCCGATCGGATGTATGACCTGGGCTTTATCAAAGATATCCGTTGGCTGTTCCGCCGCATGCCTGCGGTCGATCAGCGCCTGAACATGCTGTTCTCTGCCACTTTGTCCTATCGCGTGCGCGAATTGGCCTTCGAGCAGATGAACAATGCCGAATATGTGGAAGTCGAACCGGAACAGAAAACCGGCCACCGCATTAAAGAAGAGCTTTTCTACCCTTCTAACGAAGAAAAAATGCGCCTGTTGCAGACGCTGATCGAGGAAGAGTGGCCGGATCGCTGCATCATCTTCGCCAATACCAAGCACCGCTGTGAAGACATCTGGGGCCACCTGGCTGCCGACGGTCACCGCGTTGGCCTGCTGACCGGCGATGTGGCACAGAAAAAACGCCTGCGCATTCTGGACGACTTCACCAAAGGTAACCTGGACATTCTGGTCGCCACCGACGTCGCCGCCCGCGGCCTGCATATCCCGCTGGTGACGCACGTCTTCAACTACGATCTGCCTGACGACTGCGAAGACTACGTTCACCGTATTGGCCGTACTGGCCGCGCGGGTGAAAGTGGCCACTCCATCAGCCTGGCCTGCGAAGAGTATGCGCTTAACCTGCCGGCGATCGAAACCTACACCGGCCACAGTATTCCGGTGAGCAAGTACAACAGCGATGCGCTGCTGAGCGATCTGCCCGCACCGAAGCGCCTGGTGCGTCCACGAGGCAATAGCGGCCCACGCCGTAACTCTGCGCCACGCCGTGGCGGTGCGCCGCGTAACAACCGTAAACGTTCAGGCTGA
- the rep gene encoding DNA helicase Rep: MRLNPSQQQAVEFVTGPCLVLAGAGSGKTRVITNKIAHLIHQCGYQARHIAAVTFTNKAAREMKERVAQTMGRKEARGLMISTFHTLGLEVIKREYAALGMKSNFSLFDDQDQLALLKELTEKWLESDKTLVAQLISTISNWKNDLVDPSGAMGLARSERDKLFAHCYGLYDAHMKACNVLDFDDLILLPTLLLQRNEEVRERWQNRIRYLLVDEYQDTNTSQYELVKLLVGQRARFTVVGDDDQSIYSWRGARPQNLVLLKEDFPQLQVIKLEQNYRSSERILKAANILIANNPHVFEKRLFSELGYGEELKVVTANNEDHEAERVVGELIAHHFVKKTNYSDYAILYRGNHQSRLFEKMLMQNRIPYKISGGTSFFSRPEIKDLLAYLRVLTNPDDDSAFLRIVNTPKREIGPATLQKLGEWANQRNKSLFRASFDLGLGQHLTGRGLESLQRFTHWLDGIAQMVEREPVAAVRDLIRGVDYESWLFETSPSPKAAEMRMKNVNTLFGWMTEMLEGSELDEPMTLTQVVTRFTLRDMMERGESDEELDQVQLMTLHASKGLEFPYVFLVGMEEGLLPHQSSIDEDNVDEERRLAYVGITRAQKELIFTLCRERRQYGELVRPEPSRFLLELPQDDLAWETERKVVSPQERMEKGQSHLASVKAMLAKAKGGS; encoded by the coding sequence ATGCGATTAAATCCCAGCCAACAACAAGCCGTCGAATTCGTTACCGGGCCCTGCCTGGTGCTGGCCGGTGCCGGTTCCGGCAAAACGCGTGTGATCACCAACAAAATTGCCCATCTGATCCACCAGTGTGGGTATCAGGCGCGGCATATCGCCGCCGTCACTTTTACCAACAAGGCAGCGCGCGAGATGAAAGAGCGTGTGGCGCAAACCATGGGGCGTAAAGAGGCGCGGGGCCTGATGATCTCGACGTTTCATACCTTGGGCCTGGAGGTGATCAAACGTGAGTATGCCGCGCTGGGAATGAAATCCAATTTTTCGCTGTTCGACGATCAGGACCAGCTTGCGCTATTGAAAGAGCTGACCGAAAAATGGTTGGAAAGCGATAAGACGTTGGTGGCACAGCTGATTTCCACCATTTCCAACTGGAAGAACGATCTGGTTGATCCTTCAGGCGCCATGGGGCTGGCGCGTTCGGAACGAGACAAGCTGTTTGCGCATTGCTACGGGTTGTACGATGCCCATATGAAGGCCTGTAACGTACTGGATTTTGATGATTTGATCCTGTTGCCTACCCTGTTGCTGCAACGTAATGAAGAGGTGCGTGAACGTTGGCAGAACCGTATCCGTTATCTGTTGGTGGATGAATACCAGGATACCAACACCAGTCAGTACGAACTGGTGAAATTATTGGTGGGGCAGCGCGCGCGCTTTACCGTGGTGGGGGATGACGATCAGTCGATTTACTCCTGGCGTGGTGCACGGCCACAGAACCTCGTGTTATTGAAGGAAGACTTCCCGCAATTGCAGGTGATCAAGCTGGAGCAGAACTATCGTTCCAGCGAGCGCATTCTGAAAGCAGCCAACATCCTGATTGCCAACAATCCGCATGTGTTTGAAAAACGGTTGTTCTCCGAGCTGGGCTACGGTGAAGAGCTGAAAGTGGTGACGGCCAATAATGAAGATCATGAGGCCGAACGGGTGGTGGGGGAGCTTATCGCTCATCACTTTGTGAAGAAAACCAATTATAGCGATTATGCGATCCTTTACCGCGGCAATCACCAGTCGCGGCTGTTCGAAAAAATGCTGATGCAGAACCGTATTCCCTACAAGATTTCTGGTGGGACTTCGTTTTTCTCTCGTCCGGAAATCAAGGATCTGCTGGCCTACCTGCGCGTGCTGACCAATCCGGACGATGACAGCGCATTCCTGCGTATCGTTAACACGCCAAAGCGTGAAATCGGCCCGGCAACGCTGCAAAAATTGGGGGAATGGGCGAATCAACGCAATAAGAGCCTGTTCCGGGCCAGTTTTGATTTGGGGTTGGGCCAGCACCTGACTGGCCGAGGGCTGGAGTCCTTGCAGCGCTTCACCCACTGGCTGGACGGCATTGCCCAAATGGTGGAGCGAGAGCCTGTGGCGGCAGTACGCGATCTGATCCGTGGTGTTGATTACGAAAGCTGGCTGTTTGAAACCTCGCCCAGTCCGAAAGCGGCTGAGATGCGCATGAAAAACGTCAACACGCTGTTTGGCTGGATGACCGAGATGCTAGAGGGCAGCGAATTGGATGAACCAATGACGCTGACCCAGGTGGTCACACGTTTTACGCTGCGTGACATGATGGAACGCGGTGAAAGTGATGAAGAGCTGGATCAGGTCCAACTGATGACCCTGCACGCTTCAAAGGGGCTGGAGTTCCCTTATGTGTTCCTGGTGGGGATGGAGGAGGGATTATTGCCCCATCAAAGCAGCATCGATGAGGATAACGTCGATGAAGAACGGCGTTTGGCCTATGTCGGGATTACGCGAGCCCAGAAAGAGCTGATTTTTACACTGTGTCGCGAACGCCGCCAATACGGTGAGCTGGTGCGGCCAGAGCCCAGCCGTTTCCTGTTGGAACTGCCGCAGGACGATTTGGCCTGGGAGACGGAACGTAAGGTGGTTAGTCCACAGGAGCGTATGGAGAAAGGCCAGAGCCATCTGGCCAGCGTGAAGGCGATGTTGGCCAAGGCCAAGGGCGGTAGCTAA
- a CDS encoding dicarboxylate/amino acid:cation symporter has product MKTTIFKSLYFQVLTAITLGILLGHFYPDLGAQMKPLGDGFVKLIKMIIAPVIFCTVVTGIAGMESMKAVGRTGAIALLYFEIVSTIALLIGLVIVNVVQPGAGMNVDPGTLDAKAVAVYAEQASQQGIVPFLLDIIPGSVIGAFASGNILQVLLFAVLFGFALHRLGEKGQLIFNVIESFSRVIFGIINMIMRLAPLGAFGAMAFTIGKYGVGTLVQLGQLIACFYITCVLFVVIVLGSIARYNGFNIFKFIRYIKEELLIVLGTSSSESVLPRMLDKMEKLGCKKSVVGLVIPTGYSFNLDGTSIYLTMAAVFIAQATNTHMDIMHQITLLVVLLLSSKGAAGVTGSGFIVLAATISAVGHLPLAGLALILGIDRFMSEARALTNLVGNGVATVVVAKWCNQLDEKQLKDVLNNKPEAVPSDKTLPSA; this is encoded by the coding sequence ATGAAAACAACTATCTTTAAGAGCCTTTATTTTCAGGTACTGACAGCGATCACGCTGGGTATCCTGCTTGGCCATTTCTACCCTGACCTTGGCGCCCAGATGAAACCACTGGGTGATGGATTTGTTAAATTAATTAAAATGATCATTGCCCCCGTGATCTTCTGTACCGTGGTGACTGGCATCGCAGGTATGGAGAGCATGAAGGCCGTGGGCCGTACCGGGGCAATTGCCCTTCTGTACTTTGAAATTGTCAGTACCATTGCGCTGCTGATTGGTCTGGTTATCGTCAACGTGGTGCAGCCGGGGGCCGGGATGAACGTGGATCCTGGTACGCTGGATGCCAAAGCGGTGGCCGTGTATGCCGAGCAGGCATCGCAGCAGGGCATTGTTCCATTCCTGTTGGATATCATTCCTGGCAGTGTGATTGGTGCCTTTGCCAGCGGCAACATCCTGCAGGTGCTGTTGTTTGCCGTGCTGTTTGGTTTTGCCCTGCATCGCCTGGGTGAGAAAGGTCAATTGATCTTCAATGTGATCGAAAGCTTCTCCCGCGTGATTTTCGGCATCATCAATATGATTATGCGTTTAGCTCCGCTGGGGGCTTTCGGTGCCATGGCGTTCACTATCGGTAAATACGGTGTGGGAACGTTGGTACAACTGGGGCAGTTAATCGCCTGCTTCTACATCACCTGTGTGCTGTTTGTGGTGATTGTGCTTGGCTCGATTGCGCGCTACAACGGCTTCAACATCTTCAAATTTATTCGTTACATCAAAGAAGAGTTGCTGATCGTGCTGGGGACGTCATCGTCTGAGTCTGTGCTGCCGCGCATGCTCGACAAGATGGAAAAACTGGGTTGCAAAAAATCGGTGGTGGGTTTGGTCATTCCTACCGGCTATTCGTTCAACCTCGATGGCACCTCGATCTACCTGACGATGGCGGCGGTGTTCATTGCCCAGGCAACCAATACCCATATGGATATCATGCATCAGATAACGCTGTTGGTAGTTCTGTTGCTGTCCTCCAAGGGGGCGGCGGGGGTAACCGGCAGTGGTTTTATCGTGCTGGCAGCCACAATCTCGGCGGTAGGGCATCTGCCTTTGGCTGGTCTGGCTCTGATTCTGGGGATCGACCGCTTCATGTCTGAGGCCCGTGCGCTGACAAACCTGGTGGGTAACGGTGTTGCGACGGTGGTGGTAGCCAAATGGTGTAACCAACTGGATGAGAAACAGCTGAAAGACGTGCTGAATAACAAACCGGAAGCGGTTCCATCTGATAAAACGCTGCCTTCGGCGTGA
- the ppx gene encoding exopolyphosphatase, with translation MPGSSTLYAAIDLGSNSFHMLVVREVAGSIQTLARIKRKVRLAAGLDQHNHLSQEAMQRGWQCLRLFSERLQDIPREQIRVVATATLRLASNADAFLQTAEAILGCPVQVISGEEEARLIYHGVAHTTGGPDQRLVVDIGGGSTELVAGTGAQAALLYSLSMGCVTWLERFFSDRNLERDNFEAAEQAAREMVRPIAPQLRQHGWQICVGASGTVQALQEIMVAQGMDERITLPKLRQLKQRAIQCGKLEELEIEGLTLERALVFPSGLSILLAIFQELGIESMTLAGGALREGLVYGMLHLPVEQDIRNRTLRNLQRRYLLDIEQAERVSQLAANFCLQTTNEWQLDARCRELLHAACLIHEIGLSVDFKQAPQHAAYLVRHLDLPGFTPAQKKLLATLLQNQSNALDLPLLSQQNAVPPRMAQRLCRILRLAIIFASRRRDDTLPAVRLRANDEELHVILPHGWLEQHPLRAEELEQESHWQSYAHWPLFLEEQH, from the coding sequence ATGCCCGGTTCCAGCACCCTCTATGCCGCCATCGATCTTGGCTCCAACAGCTTCCATATGTTGGTGGTACGCGAGGTGGCTGGCAGTATCCAGACCTTGGCGCGCATCAAGCGTAAAGTGCGCCTGGCGGCCGGATTGGATCAGCACAACCATCTGTCACAGGAAGCCATGCAGCGCGGATGGCAATGTCTGCGATTGTTCTCGGAGCGTCTGCAGGATATCCCACGCGAGCAGATCCGCGTAGTCGCTACCGCAACGTTACGTCTCGCCAGCAACGCCGATGCGTTCCTGCAAACCGCCGAAGCAATACTCGGCTGCCCCGTGCAGGTTATCAGCGGTGAAGAAGAAGCTCGCCTGATTTACCACGGTGTCGCTCACACCACCGGCGGGCCGGATCAACGTCTGGTAGTCGATATTGGTGGCGGCAGCACGGAGCTGGTTGCCGGTACGGGCGCACAGGCCGCCCTGCTTTACAGCCTGTCGATGGGGTGTGTCACCTGGCTTGAACGCTTTTTCAGCGATCGTAATCTGGAGCGGGATAACTTCGAAGCCGCCGAACAGGCAGCCCGTGAAATGGTGCGCCCCATTGCGCCACAGCTGCGTCAACATGGCTGGCAAATTTGTGTTGGCGCTTCTGGCACCGTGCAGGCGCTGCAGGAAATCATGGTGGCTCAGGGAATGGACGAACGCATTACCCTGCCCAAGCTTCGCCAGTTGAAACAGCGTGCGATACAATGCGGGAAACTGGAAGAGCTGGAGATTGAAGGGCTCACGCTAGAACGCGCTCTGGTGTTCCCTAGCGGCCTGTCGATACTGTTGGCTATTTTCCAAGAGTTGGGTATCGAGAGTATGACGCTGGCCGGTGGCGCGTTGCGTGAAGGGCTGGTGTACGGCATGTTGCATCTGCCGGTCGAACAGGATATCCGCAACAGGACGCTGCGCAACCTACAACGCCGTTATCTGCTGGATATCGAGCAGGCGGAGCGTGTCAGTCAGTTGGCCGCCAACTTTTGTTTGCAGACCACCAACGAATGGCAACTGGATGCGCGATGTCGTGAGCTACTGCATGCAGCCTGCCTGATCCACGAAATCGGCCTGAGCGTCGACTTCAAACAGGCCCCCCAACACGCCGCCTATCTGGTCCGCCATCTTGATCTGCCCGGTTTTACTCCAGCACAGAAAAAACTGTTGGCTACCCTGCTACAAAACCAGAGCAATGCGCTCGACTTGCCGCTATTGAGCCAACAGAATGCCGTGCCACCACGTATGGCGCAGCGCCTGTGCCGCATCCTGCGTCTGGCTATCATCTTTGCCAGCCGCCGCCGTGACGATACCTTGCCAGCAGTACGCCTGCGCGCCAATGATGAAGAGTTGCATGTGATTCTACCGCACGGCTGGTTGGAACAGCATCCGTTACGCGCAGAAGAGCTGGAACAGGAGAGCCATTGGCAGAGCTATGCACACTGGCCACTGTTTTTGGAAGAGCAGCACTGA
- the ppiC gene encoding peptidylprolyl isomerase PpiC has product MAKTASALHILVDNETLANELLAKLKRGVSFDTLARKYSSCPSKRNGGSLGEFNKGTMVPAFDKAVFSIPLLKPYGPVKTQFGYHIIKVLYRN; this is encoded by the coding sequence ATGGCAAAGACCGCTAGCGCGCTGCACATCCTGGTGGATAACGAAACATTGGCCAACGAGCTACTGGCCAAACTCAAGCGCGGCGTCAGCTTTGATACGCTGGCACGCAAATACTCAAGCTGCCCGTCCAAGCGCAACGGTGGCTCCCTGGGGGAGTTCAACAAGGGAACCATGGTGCCCGCTTTTGATAAGGCAGTCTTCAGCATCCCGTTGCTGAAACCCTATGGTCCGGTGAAAACCCAGTTCGGCTACCACATAATCAAGGTACTGTATCGCAACTAG